The candidate division KSB1 bacterium genome includes the window GTTTCCGTAAAAGTGAAAATGAGGGTGAGGCAAAAAAGGGGTGAACCAGGCTAATTTGAATCTTGACATTACAAATTCCTCCTTAATTTAGGATAAATAGACTTCTGCAAAAACGACCTTTTATGTCATTTCGACCAACGGGAGAAATCTTTTTACGCATATAATTGAATTAAATAGATTTCTCGCTAACGCTCGAAATGACAAATTAAGCTGTTTTGCAGAAGCCTAAAGTCATTCAGTAATGGAGGTCTTTTACATGAAAAGATTTGCATCATTATTATTGATCGGGTCACTTTGTGTTGTGGCTTTGACGGCCGCAAGCAAAACTCAAAAAAAGATGTCCAGCACCAGCAATTTACGCGTGACCCAAATTGCCGGTAAAAAGCTGTTCCAGTTAAAGAGTTGTGTGGACTGCCACACTCTAGCCCGGAAAACCGAAGGTAAACTCACACCGGTGGCCAATAAGCGCGACGATGCCTGGTTTAGCGAGCATGTCGCAAAAGAATCTCCGCTAGTTTTACAGGCGGCAAAGTCAAAACGGCGGCAAAAGCGGGTGCTTAAAAAAGAAGTTGCTGCACTCGATGATTTTCTTTATCAAAGCAAGCCAGAGGAAAAAAAGCAGATAGCCGGATTAACTGAGGATGTCTTCGGCGGCGCGTATCTTGTTTATCAAAACAACTGCATTAATTGCCATTCGATTGCCGGAGCCGGTAAAGAGATCGCACCTGACTTGACTCACATCGCTAAAGAGCATGGGGATAAAGAGTGGCTGATTAAGAATTTGATTAACCCCCAGCAGTTTGCGCCTGAATCTTTGATGCCTAAATTTGATAAGCTGCCTGAGGAGGATCTTGGAAAAATAGCCGAGTATCTCCTGACTTTAGAATAGCTCAATGCAAAAAATTGGGCTGGCGACTTGCAGTAAACTACCGCAATTGACGGATGACGATCGACTTCTCCTTAATTCGCTAGGTCAGGCCGGCGTTTCAGTGCAGCCGGTCGTTTGGGATGACAGGGAGGCCAACTGGCAGGAATTCTCCTGTGTCGTCATCAGGTCTTGTTGGGATTACCACAATCGACTCGATGAGTTTTTAGATTGGGTTGACTTGCTTGAAAAACAAAATATCCCTCTTTTAAATCCGCCCGATATTATCCGCTGGAACTGCAATAAACGCTATCTGCTCGACCTTGAAGCAAAAGACATCCTGATTGTGCCAACCATTTTTCTTCAAAGCAATTCTACTGAAAATATTAACCAGCTTCTAAAAGACCATGACTGGCAGCGAGCCGTGATTAAACCGACTGTCTCCGCAACTGCGCATCAGACCTGGCTGACTTGTTTTGATAGTCCTGACTCCGATCAAACTAAACTTGAAAAAATGCTTACAGAGTTACCTGAAGTTATGATTCAGGAATTTCTTAATGTGATTCGAATCGGCGGAGAATGGTCGTTTATATTTTTTGACGGGCGTTTTAGTCATGCGGTTGTAAAAAAGCCGCAGGCAGGTGATTTTCGGGTGCAGGATGATTTTGGCGGCACAGCGTTCCGGCAAGAACCTGGTCAACATTTGATCAAACAAGCCGAAGCGATTCTGCAGGCAATCGACGTAGTCCCGCTTTATGCTCGTGTTGATGGGATTGAAACTGACGGGAAGTTAATTCTAATGGAGCTTGAGCTGATTGAACCGGCGTTGTTTTTGGGAGTGGGTGAAGGGGCCTCGAACAGATTTGCTAAAGCAATAACTCAAAGGTTTTGAGCCCTAAATTAGTTAAAAATTCTGCGTCGCCTTTTCAAAAGCCTTCAGAAAAATATCAATGAGTTCCAGCTCTTTTAAGCCAAGCTTGCCTGCATATTCCGAAAAATTCGCCCAATCTCCTTTTTCATAGCTAACAACCAGCTCATACACATCCCGCAGCTGATTTTTCTCACCTAATAAAGCTTTTTTAATGTCATCTGCTAAAGGCAGTTTGGCAAGAATATCTTCAAGGGGTTGATCGAGTAAGGCATCAATCATAGAGAACAGCCCCATCAGAAAGAGCTCCGAAGCTCGATTCTTATTGCCAATCGGCGGCGCTATCATTTCACAACTATTGGCCCGGATCAGGGACAGCGCCAGCAGTTCCTGCGATTTGTCTTTGCCAATAATCTGCAGTGCGAAAAGGGACAACCACTTTTGGGATTCCCGAATACCCAGAAGTGACAACGCGTGTTTGATGGAACGGATTTTATTGTCGAAACCGAAATACGGCGAATTAAGATAGTTCAGCAGTTTATAAGAAAGGGATAAGTCCTGCTTCAAGACTTTTGCCAGTTCATCGAAATCAACTTCGGGTTGGTTGATCTCATTGAGTATTTGGAGATAATTTAGTTTGTAGGCCGGTACATCCTTACCGGCAATGAT containing:
- a CDS encoding HDOD domain-containing protein, with product MDVFVARQPIFDRQQKVYAYELLFRSGFEQNFFDHSDGDSRTKQVLTNSFLSIGMDTLTNGKKAFINFTRKLLLDQVASFFPKEIMVIEILENIEPDEEIISACKKLKDLGYLLVLDDFVFSPGYENLIDLVDIIKVDFIQTYGIERGNVIHNIGTSRIKFLAEKVETQEDIEQAVDYGYSYFQGYYFSKPRIIAGKDVPAYKLNYLQILNEINQPEVDFDELAKVLKQDLSLSYKLLNYLNSPYFGFDNKIRSIKHALSLLGIRESQKWLSLFALQIIGKDKSQELLALSLIRANSCEMIAPPIGNKNRASELFLMGLFSMIDALLDQPLEDILAKLPLADDIKKALLGEKNQLRDVYELVVSYEKGDWANFSEYAGKLGLKELELIDIFLKAFEKATQNF
- a CDS encoding c-type cytochrome codes for the protein MKRFASLLLIGSLCVVALTAASKTQKKMSSTSNLRVTQIAGKKLFQLKSCVDCHTLARKTEGKLTPVANKRDDAWFSEHVAKESPLVLQAAKSKRRQKRVLKKEVAALDDFLYQSKPEEKKQIAGLTEDVFGGAYLVYQNNCINCHSIAGAGKEIAPDLTHIAKEHGDKEWLIKNLINPQQFAPESLMPKFDKLPEEDLGKIAEYLLTLE